The proteins below are encoded in one region of Syntrophotalea carbinolica DSM 2380:
- a CDS encoding 4Fe-4S binding protein, whose translation MSTPRLEITEQYCKGCSICVEFCPTNVLEMDGFLVKVVRPDACIGCMQCELRCPDFAIKVHKD comes from the coding sequence ATGAGTACCCCTCGATTGGAAATCACCGAACAGTACTGCAAAGGTTGCAGTATCTGTGTGGAATTTTGTCCCACCAATGTATTGGAAATGGATGGCTTTCTGGTAAAGGTCGTCAGACCAGACGCCTGTATCGGTTGTATGCAGTGCGAATTACGCTGCCCCGATTTTGCTATCAAAGTCCACAAGGATTGA